In bacterium, a single window of DNA contains:
- a CDS encoding ferredoxin family protein produces MAQRLDHAESGILSVDYVRVQRDKEIPLRMAVNYDWCKGCGICISFCPKDCFDISSIGQPMMTRLDVCTKCMQCVYRCPDYCITIEDLSESGEAKNDGE; encoded by the coding sequence ATGGCTCAACGGCTCGATCACGCCGAATCTGGAATACTGTCGGTCGATTATGTCAGGGTACAGCGGGACAAGGAAATCCCGCTGCGGATGGCCGTCAACTATGACTGGTGCAAGGGGTGCGGAATTTGTATTTCGTTTTGCCCCAAGGATTGCTTCGATATTTCGAGCATCGGCCAGCCAATGATGACGCGCCTGGACGTGTGCACCAAGTGCATGCAATGCGTTTACCGCTGCCCTGACTACTGCATCACAATAGAAGATTTGAGCGAATCCGGGGAGGCGAAAAATGACGGAGAATAA
- a CDS encoding RsmD family RNA methyltransferase, producing MTVPRGARIRPTTSYIREVVFSIIGPDRIRGARFLDLFCGSGVVGLEAVSRGAAQATFVDNDHFTVAALAKLTASWGIADRAHVVMSDAAKFLGDEFRDFDPTLGLRYDFVYIDPPYYLGKPHKLAEAIGSTFAAIAESPSLFSENGLVFLEISAAALGMSGRKLSSGAKRARELERQAGKPIGPAYQHQFDDPWPNVYRSLGIPLEFRLVDWRVTGTTAILIMGTQAGQTVREII from the coding sequence GTGACCGTCCCCCGTGGGGCGCGAATCCGCCCGACCACAAGTTACATCCGCGAAGTGGTTTTTTCTATTATCGGCCCCGACAGAATACGCGGTGCTCGTTTTCTGGATTTGTTTTGCGGCTCGGGCGTGGTTGGACTGGAAGCCGTTTCCAGGGGAGCGGCACAGGCGACATTCGTGGACAACGACCATTTTACAGTCGCGGCGCTCGCCAAACTGACCGCTTCCTGGGGAATAGCTGACAGGGCACACGTGGTGATGTCCGACGCCGCCAAGTTTCTGGGCGACGAATTCAGGGATTTCGATCCAACGCTCGGTCTTCGATACGATTTTGTCTATATAGATCCGCCCTATTATCTCGGCAAGCCTCACAAGCTGGCGGAAGCGATTGGCTCCACTTTTGCAGCGATAGCCGAATCCCCCTCATTGTTTTCCGAGAACGGGCTTGTTTTTCTGGAGATTTCGGCTGCGGCGCTCGGTATGTCCGGAAGGAAATTGAGTAGCGGCGCAAAGCGCGCGAGGGAGCTCGAACGCCAGGCAGGCAAACCGATTGGTCCGGCTTATCAGCATCAATTCGACGATCCATGGCCGAACGTGTACCGGTCGCTGGGCATTCCTCTTGAATTTAGACTGGTTGACTGGCGGGTGACGGGCACGACAGCCATCCTGATTATGGGAACGCAGGCCGGCCAGACGGTGCGGGAAATAATCTGA
- a CDS encoding efflux RND transporter periplasmic adaptor subunit: MAFRRVFVSLFLAALSVAPVSGCKKKAAESPKTAPKSVIVQPVARGPIRSTFTVSATLEPQINVRISSQVSGQIMDLPVNEGSEAKTGQPLALIDSRNFITQLNQLQADLVGKRAAFEKLKRLARPQEIAQLEARLKSAKEALDSAEKNLERANALFDAGVISLSEVEKARTAKEAAQAAFTDAEEALSLAREGAREEDLIAAEAAVKAIEARMEEVKLLVEKCTISAPIDGVVAKVYVNPSETVQPGTPICDFVNLQYMQAKIGLSENDLVLVPPGSRVLVRLKLAPDQPLPGIVTAISPNIDPETGTYTVEVTVPNPGGQLLGGFFADFEFTRAFAPDALVVPSDALVKEGDKWFAYVVTGGAVDKREVKTGIVAPTHMQVTEGLSENELLVIIGQRLLSDGDLVDIKETRDPSLPEIPGAPQQTAPEAPTAEPEQPRTAKSPESEIDPENNQKEIGGEGKANGR, from the coding sequence TTGGCTTTTCGACGTGTTTTTGTTTCGCTGTTTCTGGCCGCGCTTTCCGTCGCGCCGGTTTCCGGCTGCAAAAAAAAGGCCGCGGAATCTCCTAAGACCGCTCCCAAGTCCGTCATCGTCCAACCCGTTGCCAGAGGCCCTATACGCAGCACGTTCACGGTTTCGGCAACTTTGGAACCCCAGATCAACGTCCGCATTAGCTCGCAGGTATCCGGACAGATAATGGATCTGCCAGTGAACGAAGGATCCGAAGCTAAAACCGGTCAGCCGCTTGCCTTGATAGATTCTAGGAATTTCATAACCCAGCTTAACCAGCTTCAAGCCGACTTGGTGGGCAAACGCGCCGCATTCGAAAAGCTGAAAAGACTTGCTCGGCCCCAGGAAATCGCGCAACTCGAAGCCAGATTGAAATCCGCCAAAGAAGCTCTTGACAGCGCCGAAAAGAATTTGGAGCGCGCAAATGCCTTGTTCGATGCGGGTGTGATTTCGCTTTCCGAAGTAGAAAAGGCACGCACGGCAAAGGAGGCCGCGCAGGCTGCGTTCACCGATGCAGAGGAAGCGTTGAGCCTCGCCCGGGAAGGGGCGCGCGAGGAAGACTTGATCGCCGCCGAAGCCGCCGTCAAAGCAATCGAAGCACGGATGGAGGAAGTCAAGCTTCTCGTAGAAAAATGCACGATTTCCGCTCCGATTGACGGCGTGGTTGCAAAGGTTTACGTCAATCCAAGCGAAACGGTGCAGCCGGGCACGCCGATCTGCGACTTTGTGAATCTTCAATATATGCAGGCAAAAATCGGATTATCCGAAAATGACCTGGTTCTTGTGCCGCCAGGCTCTCGCGTTCTGGTTCGGCTGAAGCTTGCGCCCGATCAGCCGCTTCCCGGCATTGTGACCGCCATTTCGCCGAATATAGATCCGGAAACCGGAACTTATACGGTCGAAGTAACCGTACCAAATCCGGGCGGTCAGCTTCTCGGCGGTTTTTTCGCCGACTTCGAGTTCACGCGAGCGTTTGCACCCGACGCATTGGTCGTGCCAAGCGATGCTTTGGTTAAGGAAGGCGACAAGTGGTTCGCTTACGTTGTAACCGGCGGGGCTGTGGACAAGCGGGAAGTTAAAACAGGCATCGTCGCGCCGACGCATATGCAGGTAACTGAAGGCCTGTCGGAAAATGAATTACTGGTGATTATTGGCCAACGGCTTCTTTCCGACGGGGATCTGGTCGACATAAAGGAAACTAGAGATCCCAGCCTCCCCGAAATTCCCGGCGCTCCTCAACAAACTGCTCCTGAAGCTCCCACGGCCGAGCCGGAGCAACCGCGGACCGCCAAATCGCCCGAAAGTGAAATCGATCCGGAAAACAATCAAAAGGAAATCGGCGGGGAAGGAAAAGCCAACGGTCGTTGA
- a CDS encoding efflux RND transporter permease subunit, with the protein MRRLSDFFIDNYPFALMMALALLLLGAAAYKLLPIEASPDVQIPIAIVSAVYPGAPPEDVERDVTSKLEEFVSQLDEIDYYASTSDEGYCLIWVVFQAGSDLEQSVRDVREKISQARAELPDDVEDPIVDDFSTADVPTVILSLSSAASESETHEVAREIEDRIELVSGVNRVDVFGGRKREIRVNVDQDKLNHYRIPLQQLVSRLKAGSADIPAGSLDLGDTKYTIRTRNRFGSLDEMERMVAAEVGGKPIYLRDVAEIVDGFEERNTFARLNGKPSINFLVYKKDNANTIDTSVAVQNELESFKKELPPGFSFVVTGDQAETSRKQISLMLTSAIYGAVLVVLVIFVFLGFRNSILISLAIPLSLSFPFVWLLYKGYSFNNVTMFGLVLVVGVLVDDAIIVVENIYRWLEKGVPRAIAAKSAAHEVGTAILFSGATTIAAFAPMTVMTGVTGQFMKFIPITVIAAIVGAMFSAHTVIPALAARHLVKSKIASKSTKAAGFVSRAKKKYLSSLNYLLRKPLAIPGAVLALWIVSIGLIVSGALDFEFFPDAKLPDFTFSITAPVGTSLDAMDRLAKQAEERIEAFSDDLVFTTTNVGSSGFTTHSFQRSSSGSNIASIQGKLKTENVDRITALTDKMRDALKGIPGAEFEFEALTTGPPKDAPVVIRITGDDLELMPELIEQVKSKLAAIPGLVDIRDNFDETRPELSVVIDRAKASLSGLDPASAALALRMAFTGIDAGEYFDERLNEQVDIVVTYPESARQTPSQLARISLLGAMGTSVPLNQIATVDFTSGRQAIQRRNGVRIAEVRAGVSGISPFAGLAKAKAAMREIKLPRGFSIQYSGENEDRDKSFGSLGIAMLIAIIVIFALLVLNFRSFLQPLVVMGTIPFSMIGVVFGLLITGNSFGIMSFVGIIALSGIVVNDAIVLVDYINQLRAKGMRKALAVRQACLDRMRPVFLTSITTIFGILPLASGIAVGWKTGYSELWTPLGWTMIFGLAMSTFLVLLVIPSIYMVLTWIEEDWAPRIFGGSGE; encoded by the coding sequence ATGAGACGATTATCGGATTTCTTCATAGACAATTATCCGTTCGCTCTCATGATGGCGCTGGCTCTGCTTCTTCTTGGAGCGGCTGCATACAAGCTGCTTCCGATTGAAGCCAGCCCAGACGTGCAAATACCCATTGCGATTGTGAGCGCTGTTTATCCCGGTGCACCACCCGAGGATGTCGAGCGTGACGTAACTTCCAAATTAGAGGAATTTGTGTCGCAGCTCGACGAAATTGATTACTACGCCTCGACATCCGACGAAGGTTATTGCCTAATTTGGGTTGTTTTCCAGGCCGGCTCCGACCTTGAGCAGTCTGTGCGCGATGTCCGCGAAAAAATTTCACAGGCGAGGGCCGAGTTGCCGGACGATGTCGAAGATCCGATCGTGGACGACTTTTCCACTGCCGACGTGCCCACCGTCATTCTATCGCTTTCTTCGGCGGCATCCGAATCCGAAACTCACGAAGTTGCGCGGGAAATTGAAGACAGGATAGAACTCGTTTCCGGCGTCAACCGCGTGGATGTTTTCGGAGGAAGGAAGCGGGAAATCCGCGTCAATGTTGATCAGGACAAGCTGAACCATTACAGGATTCCACTGCAGCAGCTTGTATCGCGGCTGAAGGCTGGGAGCGCCGACATACCCGCGGGCTCCCTCGATTTGGGGGACACCAAATACACGATTCGAACGCGCAATCGTTTTGGTTCGCTGGACGAAATGGAGCGGATGGTGGCCGCGGAAGTCGGCGGCAAGCCGATTTACCTGCGCGATGTCGCCGAAATCGTGGATGGATTCGAAGAGAGAAATACATTCGCCAGGCTTAACGGCAAGCCTTCGATAAACTTTCTCGTATACAAAAAGGACAACGCGAACACGATCGATACGAGCGTCGCCGTGCAGAACGAACTTGAATCATTCAAAAAGGAGCTTCCGCCGGGCTTTTCATTCGTTGTAACAGGAGACCAGGCGGAAACTTCGCGCAAGCAGATTTCACTGATGCTGACGTCCGCGATATACGGCGCGGTTCTGGTGGTTTTGGTTATTTTCGTTTTTCTCGGTTTCCGCAATTCCATTTTGATCAGCCTTGCCATTCCGCTGTCGCTTTCATTTCCATTCGTCTGGCTTCTGTATAAAGGCTACAGCTTCAACAACGTCACGATGTTTGGCCTGGTGCTTGTCGTTGGCGTTTTGGTGGACGACGCGATTATCGTCGTAGAAAACATTTACAGGTGGCTTGAGAAGGGAGTCCCGCGCGCGATCGCCGCAAAATCCGCCGCGCACGAGGTCGGTACCGCGATCCTATTCAGCGGGGCTACAACGATTGCCGCGTTTGCTCCGATGACTGTAATGACCGGAGTAACCGGCCAATTCATGAAGTTTATTCCGATAACAGTTATTGCGGCGATCGTTGGCGCGATGTTCAGCGCGCACACGGTCATTCCCGCGCTGGCCGCAAGACACTTGGTCAAATCCAAAATCGCGTCCAAAAGCACAAAGGCTGCCGGATTCGTCTCCAGGGCAAAAAAAAAGTATCTTAGTTCGCTCAACTATCTTCTGCGAAAGCCGCTTGCAATTCCAGGCGCGGTTTTGGCTCTTTGGATTGTTTCTATCGGATTGATCGTATCCGGCGCGCTGGATTTCGAGTTTTTTCCCGACGCGAAATTACCCGATTTCACCTTTTCGATAACTGCGCCGGTCGGGACGAGTTTGGATGCGATGGACAGACTCGCAAAACAAGCAGAAGAAAGGATTGAAGCGTTTTCGGACGACCTGGTTTTTACAACTACAAATGTAGGCTCCTCGGGATTCACAACGCATTCATTCCAAAGATCCTCCTCGGGTTCTAACATCGCATCCATTCAGGGAAAACTGAAAACGGAAAACGTTGATCGGATCACGGCGCTGACCGACAAAATGAGGGATGCATTAAAAGGCATCCCCGGAGCGGAGTTCGAATTCGAAGCGTTAACCACCGGGCCGCCCAAGGACGCTCCCGTAGTGATCCGAATAACCGGCGACGACCTGGAGCTGATGCCGGAATTGATAGAGCAGGTTAAATCCAAACTGGCCGCGATACCCGGGCTCGTGGATATTCGTGACAACTTCGACGAGACCAGACCCGAATTGTCGGTGGTGATCGATAGAGCCAAGGCCTCGCTGTCGGGGCTTGATCCCGCATCGGCCGCACTGGCTTTGAGAATGGCTTTCACGGGCATTGACGCGGGCGAGTATTTTGACGAACGGCTGAATGAACAAGTTGATATAGTTGTCACCTACCCCGAATCAGCCAGGCAGACTCCGTCCCAGCTTGCGCGCATTTCTCTGCTCGGCGCAATGGGAACTTCGGTTCCGTTGAATCAAATCGCGACCGTGGATTTCACGTCGGGGAGGCAGGCCATCCAGCGCCGAAACGGCGTAAGAATCGCGGAGGTGCGGGCGGGGGTTTCCGGCATTTCACCGTTTGCCGGATTGGCCAAAGCGAAGGCCGCAATGCGGGAAATCAAGTTGCCCCGCGGCTTTTCAATCCAATACTCCGGCGAAAACGAAGACCGGGACAAAAGCTTCGGCAGCCTTGGAATCGCGATGCTCATCGCTATAATTGTAATTTTCGCGCTCCTCGTTCTCAACTTCCGCAGCTTTCTTCAGCCGCTGGTTGTGATGGGAACGATCCCCTTCAGCATGATCGGGGTGGTTTTCGGACTGCTCATTACCGGAAATTCTTTCGGCATTATGTCCTTCGTAGGGATAATCGCGCTTTCGGGCATTGTCGTAAACGATGCAATCGTGCTAGTGGACTACATAAATCAGCTGCGGGCAAAGGGAATGCGCAAGGCTCTTGCGGTGCGCCAGGCTTGCCTGGACAGGATGCGACCCGTTTTTCTTACTTCAATAACCACTATTTTCGGAATTCTGCCGCTCGCCAGCGGTATCGCTGTCGGGTGGAAGACCGGATACAGCGAGCTTTGGACTCCGCTCGGATGGACGATGATTTTCGGCCTGGCGATGAGCACGTTTCTCGTGCTTCTGGTTATTCCCTCTATATATATGGTTTTGACTTGGATTGAGGAAGATTGGGCGCCGCGCATTTTTGGCGGGAGCGGTGAGTGA
- a CDS encoding SelB C-terminal domain-containing protein, whose amino-acid sequence MPVIGTAGHVDHGKSTLLEKLTGRNPMHLPEEHARGLTIELGFSYWRSPSGRECGIVDVPGHGTFVRNMAGGAYALDGVLFVVAADDGWKPQSEEHFFICRSVRIPRGIVVITKADLVSERQLEDLRDELELRLADTFLDGAPIIPWSAFDPSSHGNLIGKIDEMLASIPPAPDIAKPRIWADRSFKIEGAGHIITGTLAGGGIKSGDEMHVYPQGVQARVKRIEMHGRNVQAVPPGSRVALNLAVPGRYPPERGSLLSGGKPPKAAEEIWANIEIAPSWEPGLKSGGTYLGHLGTASFEIRVFPEERRKLGPGERAVARLTVSPGAPAEIGDHIIVFSSSRHGVVAACEVVYADSIPKRSKTSVVFSAMKACSPPEPESTVLLKSAISPTGISALEYSTKFSLEACVKAAESLASEGRIVIIGDSPDKFAVGIESLAALNDILEKQLPALASEPSNLDGIPFGRFKLPVDLPEQFKKALLTRFAAGLSGWTAREQTLIREGATTANIESDPAAQRVLARFNTAVSEYPTLKQLYFEFQRDKKAVTRLLEEKILVRCPGDIVIPAKRLAALKSILVELLKRRESLTVPEIKDAWGLTRKHAIPLLEYFDSIGLTARGENVRTRGPKFPQ is encoded by the coding sequence ATGCCGGTTATCGGAACAGCGGGCCACGTTGACCACGGCAAAAGCACGCTGCTCGAAAAGCTGACCGGCCGCAATCCGATGCACCTGCCCGAGGAGCATGCGCGCGGCCTGACTATCGAGCTTGGCTTCAGCTACTGGCGCTCTCCGTCCGGCCGTGAATGCGGAATCGTGGACGTTCCGGGCCATGGAACTTTCGTCCGAAACATGGCCGGCGGCGCGTACGCGCTGGACGGCGTCCTTTTCGTGGTTGCGGCGGACGACGGATGGAAACCGCAATCGGAAGAGCATTTTTTCATCTGCCGAAGCGTGCGGATTCCGCGCGGCATAGTTGTAATTACAAAAGCCGATCTCGTATCGGAGCGACAGCTGGAAGACTTGCGCGACGAACTGGAGCTGCGGCTTGCGGACACCTTTCTCGATGGCGCTCCGATAATCCCGTGGAGTGCGTTCGATCCATCCAGCCACGGCAACTTGATCGGCAAAATTGATGAAATGCTCGCGTCGATACCGCCTGCTCCGGACATAGCCAAGCCGCGAATCTGGGCCGACCGCTCGTTCAAGATTGAAGGCGCCGGTCATATAATTACGGGCACCCTGGCGGGAGGCGGGATTAAATCCGGCGATGAAATGCATGTTTATCCCCAGGGCGTCCAAGCGCGCGTCAAGCGGATTGAAATGCATGGGCGAAATGTGCAGGCCGTTCCGCCCGGCTCGCGCGTTGCTCTTAATCTTGCGGTACCCGGAAGATATCCTCCCGAACGCGGCAGCCTGCTTTCCGGGGGTAAACCGCCCAAAGCCGCCGAAGAAATATGGGCGAACATCGAAATCGCGCCATCCTGGGAGCCGGGACTTAAAAGCGGAGGAACTTACCTCGGCCATCTTGGCACCGCTTCGTTCGAAATCCGTGTCTTCCCCGAAGAGCGGCGCAAACTCGGCCCCGGCGAACGCGCCGTCGCCCGCCTGACGGTTTCGCCCGGCGCACCCGCGGAAATCGGCGATCATATAATTGTGTTTTCAAGTTCCCGACATGGAGTGGTGGCGGCATGCGAGGTTGTCTATGCGGATTCGATACCCAAGCGCTCCAAAACCTCGGTCGTATTTTCCGCGATGAAAGCCTGCTCCCCACCGGAGCCCGAGTCCACCGTCTTGCTGAAATCCGCAATTTCTCCTACAGGTATTTCCGCTCTTGAATATTCCACCAAGTTTTCACTGGAGGCTTGCGTTAAAGCTGCCGAATCCCTCGCATCGGAAGGCCGCATCGTAATTATCGGCGATTCTCCCGACAAATTCGCAGTCGGAATTGAGTCGCTCGCCGCCTTAAACGATATCCTCGAAAAGCAACTTCCGGCGCTCGCAAGCGAGCCATCAAACTTGGACGGAATTCCATTCGGCCGTTTCAAGCTTCCGGTCGACTTGCCGGAGCAATTCAAAAAAGCTTTACTTACGCGATTCGCAGCCGGTCTGTCAGGCTGGACCGCTCGCGAACAAACTCTGATTCGAGAAGGCGCGACTACTGCCAACATCGAAAGCGACCCCGCGGCCCAGCGCGTGCTTGCGCGATTCAATACGGCTGTTTCGGAATATCCGACCTTGAAACAACTTTACTTTGAGTTCCAAAGAGACAAAAAGGCTGTCACGAGGCTTCTTGAGGAAAAGATTCTCGTAAGATGCCCCGGCGACATAGTAATTCCGGCCAAACGGCTGGCCGCTTTAAAAAGCATTCTAGTCGAATTACTTAAGCGCAGGGAGTCGCTCACCGTTCCCGAGATAAAAGACGCGTGGGGGCTGACGCGCAAACACGCGATACCGCTTTTGGAATACTTCGATTCAATTGGATTGACCGCACGCGGCGAAAATGTCAGGACCCGCGGCCCCAAATTTCCTCAATAA
- a CDS encoding PKD domain-containing protein — translation MSDEPPAIMSSVTIEQKPPLDYELMRLSQIPVPQECSEDVFEALRSRLESLLLHAGRAGTLRTSSQVASGELGRVLDLEYGEDTGELSWSYQNRGDYDRTGEVGVSDVTPIAINYLADTDDGLGNDIYETWVDGDASGEVGVSDITQIALNFLNEVAGYEVLTSNSPAADFQLLAAVNLDELGGIKEAGTKLKFSLPQNALRYVLVRPVDSQGNHGADSDPVEIGQPPEVVSVSPLSGEASQEITFEAVYSGTEPVMLLWDLGEAATPSNPTGQNPVVTLSESEGDFDCSVVATNQFGSDEFEFTISVTVVPNVAPVASLIANPEAGNPPVDITLDAGASLDPDGVIVKYDWDYDGDGSYDAFNKVDPQIVVTYRKPGSYNPVVRVTDDRGSSATASAEVLINRPPTANFTVDVQQGLVPLTVNYNPASSFDMGGSLVSFEWDFDGDGIFDDVRNTGEVVQYTYESAGLYAPNLRVTDNMGATDEFSLGILAQALPVAVILSEDSAGFPPLTVHFDASSSFDDGGVITKYEWDWENNGSYDLDSLTDPTVLHIYTKSGLYKCKLRVTDNDGMQSTATIDVSVYGWIKEFIEYGGTTQLGQNVDFEFGPDGTPTVVYQKRTSAESYILRFAQKQNDQWVISDIDDASGGACGSYASLEFDAEGNPLVAYQYSYESLDTPLSDLKVSWWDGSQWNGEIVDGDGPGVGLYGVDASLDYFDPDTAAIVHRNAGQPNDCRIVRWNGTSWNASPMPSAATSCSLIHDSSGNPVAFLYTIDSGGIPNELFESFWWTGSSWSRKTVDSGTENGKGEGSLALDASGNPAIAWYWDSDVDDLLYASWTGTDWASQVVFGQGAVAAGKYNSLKFDSDGNPCIAFYDSTDRFLKFAKWNGSGWDVTWIDDGDGWRRVGEYCSLDFDANGVPHVAYFQNQTNEYGLKFAKYFVP, via the coding sequence TTGAGCGACGAGCCGCCGGCCATTATGTCATCTGTGACGATCGAACAAAAGCCGCCTCTGGATTACGAACTGATGCGCCTCTCCCAAATTCCGGTTCCGCAGGAGTGCAGTGAAGATGTATTCGAAGCGCTGCGAAGCCGCCTTGAATCGCTTCTTCTGCACGCGGGCCGCGCTGGAACGCTGCGGACCAGCTCGCAGGTTGCCTCCGGCGAGCTTGGAAGGGTATTGGATCTGGAATACGGCGAAGACACCGGAGAATTGTCCTGGAGCTATCAAAATCGGGGGGATTACGACCGTACCGGCGAGGTTGGAGTTTCCGATGTCACGCCAATCGCGATCAATTATTTGGCCGATACCGACGACGGATTGGGGAACGATATCTATGAAACCTGGGTTGACGGCGACGCGAGCGGCGAAGTCGGAGTCAGCGATATAACGCAAATCGCATTGAATTTCCTCAACGAAGTGGCCGGTTACGAAGTTTTGACTTCGAACAGTCCCGCGGCAGATTTTCAGCTTCTCGCCGCCGTGAATCTTGACGAACTGGGCGGTATCAAGGAGGCTGGAACCAAACTTAAATTTTCGCTTCCTCAAAACGCGCTCCGGTACGTATTGGTCCGTCCGGTTGATTCACAAGGAAATCACGGCGCCGATAGCGACCCGGTTGAAATAGGGCAGCCGCCGGAGGTTGTTTCAGTTTCTCCGCTGTCGGGGGAAGCATCCCAAGAGATCACGTTTGAAGCCGTGTATTCCGGTACCGAGCCCGTAATGCTGCTATGGGATTTGGGCGAAGCGGCCACGCCGTCCAATCCGACGGGCCAAAATCCTGTTGTGACGCTTTCGGAATCAGAAGGAGATTTCGATTGCTCGGTTGTTGCTACGAATCAATTCGGCAGCGACGAATTTGAATTCACGATTTCAGTAACTGTCGTGCCGAACGTAGCTCCGGTCGCGTCCTTAATCGCAAATCCAGAAGCCGGAAATCCGCCGGTTGACATTACCTTGGATGCCGGCGCTTCGCTGGATCCGGATGGGGTGATAGTCAAATACGACTGGGATTATGACGGTGACGGCAGCTACGACGCATTTAACAAGGTTGATCCCCAAATTGTGGTTACCTATCGGAAACCCGGATCGTACAATCCCGTGGTGCGCGTAACAGACGACCGAGGATCGAGCGCGACGGCATCCGCGGAGGTCCTCATCAACAGGCCGCCCACCGCGAATTTCACCGTGGATGTTCAGCAGGGTTTGGTGCCGTTGACGGTGAATTACAATCCGGCGTCTAGCTTCGATATGGGGGGAAGTTTGGTCAGTTTCGAATGGGATTTCGATGGGGACGGGATTTTCGACGACGTCAGGAATACCGGCGAAGTTGTTCAATACACATATGAATCAGCGGGTCTTTACGCTCCCAACCTACGAGTCACGGACAATATGGGAGCAACGGACGAGTTTTCCCTTGGAATCCTGGCTCAAGCCCTGCCGGTTGCGGTTATTCTTTCGGAAGATTCCGCCGGATTCCCGCCTTTAACGGTGCATTTCGACGCGTCTTCAAGCTTCGACGACGGCGGGGTGATTACGAAATACGAGTGGGACTGGGAAAACAATGGAAGTTACGATTTGGATTCGCTCACCGATCCAACGGTACTTCACATTTACACGAAATCCGGCTTGTACAAGTGCAAGTTAAGGGTGACTGACAACGACGGTATGCAGTCAACCGCTACGATAGATGTGTCGGTTTACGGCTGGATCAAGGAGTTCATTGAATACGGAGGCACGACGCAGCTCGGGCAAAATGTGGACTTTGAATTCGGCCCGGATGGCACCCCCACCGTGGTTTACCAGAAACGAACCAGCGCCGAATCTTATATTCTTAGATTTGCGCAAAAACAAAACGACCAGTGGGTGATTTCCGATATCGACGACGCGTCAGGCGGCGCCTGCGGTTCGTATGCGAGTCTGGAGTTCGACGCGGAAGGAAATCCGCTTGTCGCGTATCAGTATTCCTACGAGAGTTTGGATACGCCGTTGAGCGATCTAAAGGTATCCTGGTGGGACGGCTCGCAATGGAACGGAGAGATTGTTGACGGAGACGGACCCGGCGTCGGGCTTTACGGCGTGGATGCATCGTTGGATTATTTCGATCCGGATACGGCTGCGATAGTGCACAGGAACGCCGGTCAGCCGAACGACTGCAGAATCGTCAGATGGAACGGCACCTCGTGGAATGCATCGCCAATGCCCAGTGCGGCGACCTCTTGCTCGTTAATCCATGATAGTTCCGGCAATCCGGTTGCATTCTTATATACGATCGATTCGGGCGGAATTCCAAACGAGCTGTTCGAGTCGTTCTGGTGGACGGGTTCAAGCTGGAGCCGTAAGACGGTGGATTCCGGAACCGAGAACGGTAAAGGCGAGGGATCGCTTGCGTTGGATGCATCCGGCAATCCCGCCATAGCTTGGTACTGGGACAGCGACGTGGACGATCTTTTGTACGCGTCCTGGACGGGAACCGACTGGGCATCCCAGGTTGTTTTCGGTCAGGGAGCCGTTGCCGCGGGCAAATATAACTCGCTCAAATTCGATTCCGATGGAAATCCGTGCATTGCATTCTATGACAGCACGGACAGATTCCTGAAGTTCGCGAAGTGGAACGGCAGCGGCTGGGACGTGACATGGATCGACGACGGCGACGGATGGCGCAGGGTTGGCGAATACTGCTCGCTGGACTTTGACGCGAACGGAGTCCCGCACGTCGCTTATTTCCAAAACCAGACAAACGAGTACGGTCTCAAATTCGCGAAATACTTTGTGCCGTAG
- a CDS encoding (2Fe-2S)-binding protein has protein sequence MPKLTILNTGETIEISSDETILRQLVERRMPIRHNCKGRARCATCRCRVVSGLEHFSAPNEFERFVLALKEVKEPEIRLACQNKICGDAAIEFVNELPFEERPWEKDGTYQLPHWSDEEIGHPDMKLKGE, from the coding sequence ATGCCCAAACTGACGATTTTGAACACCGGCGAGACAATCGAGATTTCGTCCGATGAAACCATTCTGCGGCAGCTCGTCGAGCGCAGGATGCCGATACGCCACAACTGCAAGGGCAGGGCGCGTTGCGCAACATGCAGATGCAGGGTGGTGTCCGGGCTCGAACATTTTTCCGCGCCGAACGAGTTCGAGCGGTTCGTACTTGCTCTGAAGGAAGTGAAGGAGCCGGAAATCAGGCTCGCCTGCCAAAACAAGATTTGCGGGGACGCGGCAATCGAATTTGTAAACGAGCTGCCGTTTGAAGAGAGACCGTGGGAAAAGGATGGAACTTATCAGCTTCCGCATTGGTCGGACGAGGAAATCGGGCATCCGGATATGAAACTCAAGGGGGAATAA